In Arthrobacter sp. QXT-31, one genomic interval encodes:
- a CDS encoding Eco57I restriction-modification methylase domain-containing protein, which translates to MPSFDSFVVGEDFVSEHFFTTDTTKAGESFQSEVLKLRKQWDDTSKEGHESPLDRFRKARGQLQIDLGTLAEEPGNASRIYRDLRQALGFQGTSTTFKAERSGAELLAHNVWSTPNNDLLFVEAQPADSLEEALAKDRGDLLQKPLVDDKEANYSASKLISELYQTDEAPQFIVLMAGRWLILTERERWPEGRYLAADALLAVERNDTKRGGELDRFLAVFGRDSLHPDANEQILWNSVIESSVKHTVGVSKDLREGIRLSIEIIANDVLTRRAAAGMSNDDVDGQSLARQSLRFLYRILFLLYAEASPEMGVIPVGDEQYDQGYGLDRIRELVLNPITSEKSKRGTHLYDSLNLLFTLVNTGHRPTEADDTLTFENLEADLFSPSRTADIDAVKLGNAPLQKVLEHLLLSKEARGKDRGFISYAELGVNQLGAVYEGLMSYTGFIAQEDLHEVAKDGDSSKGSWVIPVTRSAEIDAKHFVMMQDEISGQPKPVLHQKGTFVFRLAGRERQQSASYYTPEVLTKFVVSQALEELLDQHGVTTPADDVLTLTVCEPALGSGAFAIEAVRQLAAQYLERKQKELDVRIPADEYPLELQKVKAQIALHQVHGVDLNATAVELAEVSLWLDTMVAGLQAPWFGLRLRRGNSLIGARRATYSAGQVRDKSWLTSTPQDAPVSGLVAGLGTDDDDPAVVGRVHHFLLPAQGWGAASDAKEVKDLAGDAQKALGAWRKSLRAKPSKQQVDRLLSLSRRVESLWKLTLRRFEIADQEARREIDYFGKPTAPKPVETTRAVTRAEIEEAINDPNGAYQRLRRVMDAWNALWFWPLTQQATKGAVPPSLDQWLDALEALLGRTGKESRMVGQRALSAGANWDELNDAEHADLQLALARDVEDLLSEHQWLSVCDRVARDQGFFHWQLDFASVFGRGGFDLQVGNPPWVRPDWDEKATFAEFDPWWQLAEKPTQGEASTKKAIAIADVEQQAFMCSQATSVVSVREHLTDIGMYPVVSALRPDLYRSFMARTWASMNERGVVALIHPESHFTEKKATVLRAETYRRLRRHWQFINELSLFEIDHHVSYGVHVYGHRLERPQFQMASSLYHPDTVTRSLAHDGNGPVPGLKDDEGNWDLRPHPERIVNVDETVLAVWADILDEPGAPPIQARMVYPVNRSSASVLEKLSKAPRVRDLGLQYSSGWNETTDRKKGYFEVGSAVPESWNDVILQGPHFTVANPFAKQPNPTMKNNLDWTEIDLEALPDDFIPRTSYQPDEERRRYDSDYGFWQGEQAEPVSVRSTFRVVWRSMAATTGERTLRASVVPPGTAHVHAVRAAAFVGSDSASRLLAVLASMNFIGADLQVRSSVGSEISATAVGQVPAIPADHPLFVEIVERSARLTCLTSAYSDLWNAVMPEKWTRSSPIRIASQRRLLSVELDAAIALVFGIGVDELCDIYRSQFPVLHGYERKDLYDLLGRKVPAEIARPFMTRGEDLTLVERTWTHPQSGADYVFEFPFVSYDREDDMRKAYAHFEKLLAEKS; encoded by the coding sequence ATGCCCTCGTTCGATTCATTTGTCGTCGGCGAGGACTTCGTCAGCGAGCACTTCTTCACCACGGACACCACCAAGGCCGGCGAGTCCTTCCAGTCCGAAGTTCTCAAGCTCCGCAAGCAATGGGACGACACGTCCAAAGAAGGTCACGAGTCCCCGCTGGACCGATTCCGAAAGGCACGCGGCCAACTCCAGATCGACCTCGGCACACTCGCCGAGGAGCCCGGTAACGCCTCTCGCATCTACCGTGACCTGCGCCAAGCACTCGGGTTCCAGGGCACGAGCACCACGTTCAAGGCCGAACGAAGCGGTGCCGAGCTCCTGGCCCACAATGTTTGGTCTACACCGAACAACGACCTCCTCTTCGTTGAAGCCCAGCCTGCCGATTCCCTCGAAGAGGCCCTCGCCAAGGACCGCGGCGACCTCCTCCAGAAGCCTCTCGTGGACGACAAGGAAGCCAACTACTCGGCCAGCAAGCTCATCTCCGAGCTCTACCAGACCGATGAGGCCCCGCAGTTCATCGTCCTTATGGCCGGCCGCTGGCTCATCCTGACCGAGCGCGAGCGGTGGCCCGAAGGCCGGTACCTCGCCGCTGATGCGCTGCTCGCCGTCGAACGGAACGACACCAAACGTGGAGGCGAACTGGACCGCTTCCTCGCCGTCTTCGGGCGCGACTCGCTCCACCCGGACGCGAACGAGCAGATCTTGTGGAACAGCGTCATCGAGTCCTCGGTCAAGCACACCGTAGGCGTCTCGAAGGACCTCCGTGAAGGCATCCGGCTCTCCATCGAAATCATCGCCAACGACGTCCTTACGCGCCGCGCCGCAGCCGGGATGTCGAACGACGATGTCGACGGACAGTCGCTTGCACGTCAGTCCCTGCGCTTCCTCTACCGGATCCTGTTCCTGCTCTACGCTGAAGCCTCCCCGGAGATGGGAGTCATCCCCGTCGGCGACGAGCAGTACGACCAGGGCTACGGCCTGGACCGAATCCGCGAGCTCGTGCTCAACCCGATCACCTCGGAAAAGTCCAAGCGCGGAACCCACCTTTACGACTCCCTCAACCTCCTCTTCACCTTGGTGAACACGGGACACCGGCCAACGGAGGCCGATGACACGCTGACCTTCGAGAACCTCGAAGCTGATCTCTTTTCACCGTCCCGAACGGCAGACATTGACGCGGTCAAGCTCGGCAACGCCCCGCTCCAGAAAGTCCTCGAGCACCTCCTACTGAGTAAGGAGGCACGGGGCAAGGACCGCGGCTTCATCTCCTACGCTGAGCTCGGCGTCAACCAGCTCGGGGCTGTGTACGAGGGACTCATGTCCTACACAGGCTTCATTGCGCAGGAGGACCTCCACGAGGTCGCCAAGGACGGCGACTCGTCGAAGGGCTCATGGGTTATTCCCGTGACTCGCTCCGCGGAGATCGATGCCAAGCATTTCGTCATGATGCAGGACGAGATCAGCGGACAGCCCAAGCCGGTCCTCCACCAGAAAGGCACCTTCGTCTTCCGGCTTGCCGGCCGCGAACGCCAGCAGTCGGCCTCATACTACACGCCGGAGGTACTGACCAAGTTCGTCGTCTCCCAGGCGCTCGAAGAGCTGCTCGACCAGCACGGTGTGACTACGCCTGCGGACGACGTCCTCACGCTCACTGTCTGCGAGCCCGCCCTCGGTTCTGGCGCGTTCGCGATAGAAGCCGTGCGTCAGCTCGCCGCACAGTACCTCGAGCGCAAGCAGAAGGAGCTCGACGTCCGTATCCCCGCCGACGAGTACCCGCTCGAGCTGCAGAAGGTGAAAGCGCAGATCGCCCTGCACCAGGTGCACGGCGTGGACCTCAACGCGACGGCGGTCGAGCTCGCCGAGGTCTCCCTGTGGCTGGACACCATGGTGGCAGGTTTGCAGGCGCCGTGGTTCGGCCTCCGGCTTCGCCGCGGCAACTCGCTTATTGGGGCCCGCCGCGCGACATACTCTGCGGGTCAGGTCAGGGACAAGTCCTGGCTCACCTCGACTCCGCAGGATGCGCCCGTGAGCGGGCTGGTTGCCGGGCTGGGGACGGACGACGACGATCCCGCCGTGGTCGGACGGGTCCACCACTTCCTCCTCCCTGCTCAGGGGTGGGGTGCAGCCTCGGACGCCAAGGAGGTCAAGGACCTCGCCGGCGACGCGCAGAAGGCCCTTGGGGCGTGGCGCAAGTCTCTGCGCGCAAAGCCTTCAAAGCAGCAGGTCGACCGCCTGCTCAGTCTTTCCCGACGGGTCGAGTCTCTGTGGAAGCTCACGCTGCGCCGCTTTGAGATCGCAGATCAGGAAGCCCGCCGGGAGATCGACTACTTCGGCAAACCGACGGCGCCTAAGCCTGTTGAAACCACACGAGCCGTGACCCGAGCCGAGATTGAAGAGGCAATCAACGACCCAAACGGCGCTTACCAGCGACTCCGTCGCGTGATGGATGCCTGGAACGCATTATGGTTCTGGCCGCTGACCCAGCAAGCCACAAAGGGAGCCGTCCCGCCGAGCCTCGACCAATGGCTCGACGCTCTAGAAGCCCTGCTCGGACGAACCGGTAAGGAATCCCGGATGGTGGGTCAGCGCGCCCTCAGTGCGGGGGCAAACTGGGATGAGTTGAACGATGCCGAGCACGCCGATCTCCAGCTCGCATTGGCGAGGGACGTGGAGGATTTGCTCTCAGAGCATCAGTGGTTGTCTGTATGCGACCGCGTGGCTCGAGACCAGGGATTCTTTCACTGGCAGCTGGACTTCGCCTCCGTTTTCGGGCGCGGAGGATTTGATTTGCAGGTTGGAAATCCGCCATGGGTCAGGCCTGATTGGGACGAGAAGGCTACATTCGCTGAGTTCGATCCGTGGTGGCAGCTGGCCGAAAAGCCGACTCAAGGTGAAGCGAGTACGAAGAAAGCAATTGCCATAGCTGATGTTGAACAGCAAGCATTCATGTGCTCCCAAGCAACGTCTGTCGTTTCCGTACGTGAGCATCTGACTGACATCGGCATGTACCCGGTCGTATCTGCCCTTCGACCGGACCTTTACCGCTCATTCATGGCGAGGACGTGGGCATCCATGAACGAACGGGGCGTGGTCGCGCTAATCCACCCGGAATCGCACTTCACCGAAAAGAAGGCCACGGTGCTTCGCGCGGAGACTTACCGTCGACTGCGGCGGCACTGGCAGTTCATTAACGAGTTGTCGCTTTTCGAGATTGACCATCATGTTTCGTACGGCGTTCACGTCTATGGTCACCGGCTAGAGCGCCCGCAGTTCCAGATGGCGTCTTCGCTATACCACCCGGACACCGTCACACGGTCGTTGGCACACGACGGTAACGGACCCGTGCCCGGCCTCAAGGACGACGAAGGCAACTGGGACCTGCGGCCCCACCCGGAGCGGATCGTCAACGTCGATGAAACGGTGCTCGCTGTCTGGGCCGACATTCTCGACGAGCCTGGAGCGCCGCCGATTCAAGCTCGAATGGTCTATCCGGTAAACCGTTCTAGCGCATCCGTGCTCGAGAAACTAAGCAAGGCTCCTCGTGTTCGTGATTTGGGATTGCAGTATTCAAGCGGCTGGAACGAGACGACAGATCGCAAAAAGGGCTACTTTGAGGTCGGTTCTGCTGTACCCGAGTCTTGGAACGACGTGATCCTGCAGGGCCCTCACTTTACCGTGGCCAACCCGTTCGCGAAGCAGCCCAACCCGACGATGAAGAACAATCTTGACTGGACTGAGATCGATCTGGAGGCCCTCCCTGACGACTTCATACCCCGAACCAGCTACCAGCCCGATGAGGAACGTCGGCGATATGATTCGGACTATGGTTTCTGGCAGGGTGAGCAAGCCGAACCTGTAAGCGTTCGCTCGACTTTTCGGGTCGTCTGGCGGTCGATGGCTGCCACCACCGGGGAGAGGACTCTTCGTGCGTCTGTCGTCCCTCCCGGCACGGCCCATGTGCATGCAGTGAGAGCAGCGGCGTTCGTCGGAAGTGACAGCGCAAGCCGGCTGCTCGCTGTGCTTGCGTCTATGAACTTCATCGGCGCTGACTTACAGGTTCGGTCCTCCGTGGGTTCTGAGATCAGCGCCACGGCAGTCGGGCAAGTTCCCGCGATCCCTGCGGACCATCCTCTTTTTGTGGAAATCGTTGAACGAAGCGCTCGTCTCACCTGCCTGACCTCGGCCTACTCGGACTTGTGGAATGCTGTCATGCCTGAAAAATGGACCCGCTCAAGCCCTATTCGTATTGCTTCCCAACGGCGGCTTCTGTCGGTCGAGCTAGATGCCGCCATAGCGCTCGTTTTCGGGATAGGTGTTGATGAACTATGCGACATATACCGTTCTCAATTCCCCGTGCTGCATGGATATGAGCGTAAGGATTTGTATGACCTGCTCGGGCGAAAGGTCCCGGCGGAGATCGCTCGTCCATTCATGACACGCGGTGAAGACCTGACGCTTGTGGAGCGGACCTGGACTCATCCACAGAGCGGAGCCGACTACGTCTTCGAGTTTCCGTTCGTCTCATACGACCGCGAAGACGACATGCGGAAGGCCTATGCACACTTCGAGAAGCTCCTGGCGGAGAAGAGCTGA
- a CDS encoding helicase-related protein codes for MDEIEVIDPAEAIPVADASPNYRRARLWLESTLRKTPIPQDHEGLTVSTRMLADKLEYQRMAVARALDPQNVRPRILIADAVGLGKTLEIGMILSELARRGRAERVLVVTPRHVLEQMQHELWCRFALPFVRLDSAGIQKVRQALPATRNPFTYFKRAIISIDTLKSARYKAHLQKIRWDAVVIDESHNLTNAGTLNNELARILAPNTEALILASATPHNGKQESFAELIRLLDPTAIRPDGTFDGNDIQRLIIRRHRHSPEVAAEVGANWMERLEPDNRLIAASPAENAVAQEIADAWLYPQNGSSPYSGANSSLFPWTLAKAFLSSPAALLETVKERLRKVADPKLPAEHREHEALEHLRTLTEESLKKPSAKYQELAGYLKGIGVGPKSDMRAVVFAERVPTLMWLERHLPKDLGLKPENVRILHGGLSDVEQQEIVESFKQEASPIRVLVTGDVASEGVNLHSQCHHLIHFDIPWSLIRIEQRNGRIDRYGQKKNPQITTLLLHPNHEKFAGDLKVITRLMEREHEAHGALNDVGSLMGEHSVKAEEEAILAVLAGKKSENQAVRTVEDVLDPVHTDNGSFDDFDSFFEQLTADDGGGSPRVPTDTGGGLYSSELEYLDDALHEAFGNPEEPPANGAGGGVNWRIHAQHQVVELEPPRDLQQRLAHLPQGYLADRKVTEKLKLATTLDKGQNELDAAKKAIPAKGEKATTWPEAHFLGPLHPVLEWASDRALASMAGNEVPVVRADVEEPSILLMGTLMNRRGQVISQAFFATQGGKLCIPEQIGSLAEYLRGIGLTDKSINTGPVADAGAYQPYIARAVKNTVRGRRPGRRLSAR; via the coding sequence TTGGATGAAATCGAAGTCATCGACCCCGCAGAGGCCATACCTGTCGCTGATGCCAGCCCCAACTACCGCCGCGCCCGCCTGTGGCTCGAGTCCACCCTCCGCAAGACCCCCATTCCGCAGGACCACGAGGGCCTCACCGTCTCCACTCGCATGCTTGCGGACAAACTCGAGTACCAGCGCATGGCTGTCGCCCGCGCTTTGGACCCCCAGAACGTCCGCCCAAGAATCCTGATTGCGGATGCGGTCGGGCTCGGGAAGACGCTTGAAATAGGCATGATTCTGAGCGAGCTTGCCCGGCGAGGCCGTGCCGAACGCGTCCTGGTTGTCACACCCCGGCATGTCCTCGAGCAGATGCAGCACGAGCTCTGGTGCCGCTTCGCCCTCCCGTTCGTCCGGCTCGACTCAGCTGGCATCCAGAAGGTCCGCCAGGCCCTTCCCGCAACGCGCAACCCGTTCACCTACTTCAAGCGCGCCATCATCTCGATAGATACTCTGAAGTCAGCCCGCTACAAAGCGCACCTGCAGAAGATCCGCTGGGACGCCGTCGTCATCGACGAATCCCATAACCTCACCAACGCAGGAACGCTCAACAACGAGCTCGCGAGGATCCTTGCCCCCAACACCGAAGCCCTCATCCTGGCGTCCGCAACCCCTCACAACGGCAAACAGGAATCCTTTGCCGAACTGATCCGTCTCCTCGACCCCACGGCCATCCGTCCGGACGGCACCTTCGACGGAAACGATATTCAGCGCCTCATCATCCGGCGTCACCGTCACAGTCCCGAGGTAGCCGCCGAGGTTGGCGCCAACTGGATGGAGCGCCTCGAACCAGACAACCGCCTGATCGCGGCCAGTCCTGCCGAGAACGCCGTCGCCCAGGAAATCGCAGATGCGTGGCTCTATCCCCAAAACGGCTCCAGCCCCTACTCTGGCGCGAACAGCTCCCTCTTCCCCTGGACCCTCGCCAAAGCCTTCCTCTCAAGCCCGGCAGCGCTTCTCGAAACAGTCAAGGAGCGCCTCCGCAAGGTCGCGGACCCGAAGCTGCCGGCGGAGCACCGGGAGCACGAAGCCCTTGAACACCTCAGGACCCTCACCGAGGAGTCACTCAAGAAGCCTTCAGCCAAGTACCAGGAGCTCGCCGGCTACCTCAAGGGAATCGGGGTAGGCCCCAAATCAGACATGCGCGCCGTCGTTTTTGCCGAGCGGGTCCCCACGCTCATGTGGCTCGAGCGTCACCTGCCCAAGGACCTCGGCCTCAAGCCGGAGAATGTCCGCATCCTGCACGGCGGCCTCAGCGACGTCGAGCAGCAGGAGATCGTCGAGAGCTTCAAGCAGGAGGCTTCGCCGATACGTGTGCTTGTCACGGGCGATGTCGCTTCCGAAGGTGTGAACCTCCACAGCCAGTGCCACCACCTCATCCACTTTGACATCCCGTGGTCGCTTATTCGCATTGAGCAGCGCAACGGCCGCATCGACCGGTACGGCCAGAAGAAGAATCCCCAGATCACCACGCTTCTTCTACACCCGAACCACGAGAAGTTTGCCGGAGACCTCAAGGTCATCACCCGCCTCATGGAGCGCGAGCACGAGGCCCATGGCGCCCTCAACGACGTCGGCTCCCTCATGGGTGAGCACAGCGTTAAGGCCGAGGAAGAGGCGATCCTTGCCGTCCTTGCAGGTAAGAAGTCGGAGAATCAGGCCGTGCGGACCGTCGAGGATGTCCTCGACCCGGTCCACACTGACAACGGTTCCTTCGACGATTTCGACAGCTTCTTCGAGCAGCTCACCGCGGACGACGGCGGCGGCTCGCCCCGGGTGCCGACGGACACCGGGGGAGGGCTCTATTCGAGCGAGCTGGAATACCTCGACGACGCCCTCCACGAGGCCTTCGGTAACCCGGAGGAGCCACCCGCCAACGGCGCTGGGGGAGGGGTGAACTGGAGGATCCACGCCCAGCACCAGGTCGTCGAACTCGAACCGCCCCGCGACCTCCAGCAGCGGCTCGCCCACCTGCCGCAGGGCTACCTCGCCGACCGCAAGGTCACGGAAAAGCTCAAACTGGCCACAACCCTGGACAAGGGCCAGAACGAGCTCGACGCGGCCAAGAAGGCCATTCCGGCGAAGGGTGAGAAGGCCACCACGTGGCCAGAGGCCCACTTCCTCGGCCCGCTACACCCAGTTCTCGAATGGGCCAGTGACCGAGCCCTCGCGTCGATGGCCGGCAACGAGGTGCCCGTGGTCCGCGCCGACGTCGAGGAGCCGAGCATCCTCCTCATGGGCACACTGATGAACCGCCGAGGGCAGGTCATCTCCCAAGCGTTCTTCGCCACTCAGGGCGGCAAGCTATGCATCCCCGAGCAGATTGGCAGCCTCGCCGAGTACCTCCGTGGCATCGGCCTCACCGACAAGTCGATCAACACCGGGCCCGTCGCAGACGCCGGGGCGTACCAGCCTTACATCGCCCGGGCCGTCAAGAACACCGTTCGAGGCCGCCGCCCAGGCCGCCGACTATCGGCTCGATGA
- a CDS encoding DUF3427 domain-containing protein has translation MPDGLYELLRTNFLDQRLDQEAALRSSFVAIDDEDTPDVLSRYMMDAMRQALSAVEPSDRVALANRVLQVLQHRDRIADGPSQLQSLHRPDALKRRQLRRPTTKLGDSALLTNSKDDPNLAAELRAEMESANTVDLLCAFVRWTGLRLLEPALEQLKERGAKLRVITTTYMGATERRAIDELVNRYGAEVKINFETQATRLHAKAWLFRRNTGFDTAYVGSSNLSQAALLDGLEWNVRLSSVATPALLQKFEVTFDSYWEQRAFQSYDPDRDGEKLDAALERNGGRRTAAPDAITGLEVQPFLHQEEMLEDLEAERLKGFNHNLLVAATGTGKTVIAALDYKRLSEAAGRSLKLLFVAHRQEILKQAMRTYRDVLQDGAFGELYVGDHKPQEWKHIFASVQSLSSLGIEQLEPDFFDVVVIDEFHHAMAPTYRRLLDHLKPQQLLGLTATPERGDGVDVAKQFFEGRTASELRLWDALDADLLVPFHYFGVSDDVDLSQLEWKRGNYDTTQLSALYTGNDARAAKVIRELRDKVTSTDQMRAIGFCVSVQHARYMAEVFNRAGIVSVVVDGTTDNADREEALMRLGQREINCIFAVDVFNEGLDLPQVDTILLLRPTQSATVFLQQLGRGLRRAEGKAVLTVLDFIGQQRREFRFDLRYRALTGYGRKELKKAVEDEFPYLSSGSQIVLDRVAQKVVLDNIKAQLRFNRAQLVWDIASYAETELEAYLERSGNEVKTIYRSTRDSWTGYLRQAGLIEGFSPLETVLRGKIEELSDAEEKKLLGRMAALIHVDDPERAAGYSMLVAPDAPRYAELGMREQAFARMLFYTLWDDGGGFKTYDDGLDHLRGYQFVCREISQVVKLGVAASKHAAKSLGAGLQHVPLLSHATYRREEVLAALQYGSLEQGKNVQHREGVAWCPATSTDAFFVTLNKDDKKHSVTTMYRDYAISPELFHWESQNATSPSSPTGRRYLDRASHGSRILIFTRDTADDETGLTVPYTCLGQVDYVQHSGEKPIAITWRLHRPMPADVYASAAAVAQ, from the coding sequence ATGCCGGATGGTTTGTATGAATTGCTTAGAACAAACTTTCTTGATCAGCGGCTTGACCAGGAAGCAGCACTTCGATCTTCGTTCGTTGCTATCGACGACGAAGATACTCCGGACGTGCTCTCGCGATACATGATGGATGCCATGCGGCAGGCCCTGTCCGCAGTCGAGCCATCTGACAGGGTCGCCCTAGCGAACCGCGTCCTCCAAGTGCTGCAGCACAGAGACCGAATCGCAGACGGCCCGAGCCAACTCCAGTCTCTACATCGCCCAGATGCGCTCAAGCGACGCCAGCTTCGCCGGCCCACTACAAAGTTGGGTGACTCGGCTCTGCTTACAAACAGCAAAGACGACCCCAACCTTGCTGCAGAGCTTCGGGCGGAGATGGAGTCCGCCAACACGGTGGATCTCCTTTGCGCCTTCGTCCGCTGGACAGGCCTCCGCCTACTCGAACCAGCACTCGAACAACTCAAAGAGCGCGGCGCCAAGCTCCGGGTCATCACCACCACCTATATGGGTGCCACGGAACGTCGCGCCATCGACGAGCTCGTCAACAGGTACGGGGCCGAAGTAAAGATCAACTTCGAAACCCAGGCAACCCGTCTGCATGCCAAAGCCTGGCTATTTCGCCGCAACACAGGTTTCGATACCGCATACGTGGGCAGCTCCAACCTGAGCCAGGCCGCACTCCTGGACGGCCTGGAGTGGAACGTCCGCCTCAGCTCCGTGGCAACGCCCGCCCTCCTCCAGAAGTTCGAGGTCACTTTCGACAGCTACTGGGAGCAGCGGGCCTTCCAAAGCTACGACCCGGACCGCGACGGCGAAAAGCTGGACGCCGCACTGGAACGCAACGGCGGACGCCGCACAGCGGCACCGGATGCGATTACGGGGCTTGAGGTACAGCCCTTCCTGCACCAGGAGGAGATGCTGGAGGACCTGGAAGCTGAGCGCCTAAAGGGCTTTAATCACAACCTCCTGGTCGCCGCAACCGGAACCGGAAAGACGGTCATTGCGGCCTTGGACTACAAACGGCTGTCCGAAGCTGCCGGCAGAAGCCTCAAACTGCTCTTTGTCGCCCACCGGCAGGAGATCCTCAAGCAGGCAATGCGCACGTACCGTGACGTCCTGCAGGACGGCGCCTTCGGTGAACTCTACGTGGGGGACCACAAGCCACAGGAGTGGAAGCATATCTTCGCGTCCGTCCAGTCGCTGTCTTCCCTCGGCATCGAGCAGCTGGAGCCCGACTTCTTCGACGTTGTCGTCATCGATGAGTTCCACCATGCCATGGCGCCCACGTACCGCCGCCTGCTGGACCATCTGAAACCGCAGCAGCTCCTCGGACTCACGGCGACTCCGGAACGCGGCGACGGCGTCGACGTCGCGAAGCAGTTCTTCGAAGGACGCACCGCCAGTGAACTGCGCCTCTGGGATGCCCTGGACGCTGATCTACTGGTGCCGTTCCACTACTTCGGCGTCTCGGACGACGTCGACCTCAGCCAGTTGGAATGGAAACGCGGCAACTACGACACCACCCAGCTGAGCGCCCTTTACACCGGAAACGACGCCCGCGCCGCCAAGGTGATCCGCGAACTCAGGGATAAGGTCACCAGCACCGACCAGATGCGGGCCATCGGCTTCTGCGTCTCCGTCCAACACGCCCGCTACATGGCGGAGGTGTTCAATCGGGCCGGCATTGTCTCCGTCGTCGTCGACGGCACTACTGACAATGCTGACCGCGAGGAAGCCCTGATGCGCCTGGGGCAGCGAGAGATCAACTGCATCTTCGCCGTCGACGTTTTCAATGAAGGGCTGGACCTGCCGCAGGTAGACACCATCCTGCTGCTCCGGCCCACGCAGAGCGCGACTGTCTTCCTCCAGCAGCTGGGACGCGGGCTGCGCCGTGCGGAGGGCAAGGCGGTACTGACGGTCCTGGACTTCATCGGCCAGCAGCGCCGTGAGTTCCGCTTTGATCTTCGCTACCGGGCACTGACCGGCTACGGGCGCAAAGAGCTGAAGAAGGCTGTCGAGGACGAGTTCCCGTACCTGTCGTCCGGCTCGCAGATCGTGCTGGACCGGGTGGCGCAGAAGGTGGTGCTGGACAACATCAAGGCACAGCTGCGGTTCAACCGTGCTCAGCTGGTCTGGGACATTGCCTCGTACGCCGAGACTGAGCTGGAGGCCTATCTGGAGAGGTCGGGGAATGAGGTGAAGACGATCTACCGGTCCACCAGGGACTCCTGGACCGGTTACCTCCGCCAGGCAGGGCTGATCGAAGGGTTCTCGCCCCTGGAGACCGTGCTCCGCGGGAAGATCGAGGAGCTGTCGGACGCGGAGGAGAAGAAGCTGCTGGGCCGCATGGCCGCGCTGATCCACGTGGACGATCCGGAACGTGCGGCCGGCTATTCGATGCTGGTTGCTCCCGACGCGCCCCGCTATGCGGAGCTTGGAATGCGTGAGCAGGCCTTTGCACGCATGCTGTTTTACACGCTGTGGGACGACGGCGGCGGATTCAAGACGTACGACGACGGGCTGGACCACCTGCGCGGCTATCAGTTTGTGTGCCGCGAGATCAGCCAGGTCGTGAAGCTTGGAGTGGCGGCGTCCAAACACGCAGCCAAGAGCCTTGGCGCAGGACTGCAGCACGTCCCGCTGCTGTCCCACGCTACCTATCGGCGCGAGGAGGTGCTGGCGGCGCTGCAGTACGGTTCGCTGGAGCAGGGCAAGAACGTGCAGCACCGTGAGGGCGTTGCGTGGTGTCCTGCGACGTCGACTGATGCCTTCTTTGTCACCCTGAACAAGGATGACAAGAAGCACTCGGTGACGACGATGTACAGGGACTACGCCATCAGCCCAGAGCTATTTCATTGGGAGTCGCAGAACGCGACCTCGCCCAGCAGCCCCACAGGCCGCCGCTACCTTGACCGGGCCTCCCACGGCTCGAGGATTCTGATCTTCACAAGAGACACGGCGGATGACGAGACCGGGCTGACGGTGCCGTACACCTGCCTTGGTCAAGTGGACTACGTGCAGCACTCCGGGGAGAAGCCCATCGCGATCACGTGGAGGCTCCATCGACCGATGCCCGCCGATGTGTATGCCTCAGCTGCTGCCGTTGCGCAATAA
- a CDS encoding helix-turn-helix domain-containing protein, with translation MVLTTQSNNGRRVAQGPSANTQLVSDANNSSQHKLLMDLAKARMMRGLTVQKVAELLGATTEIVEDIESGDYEPNLTELRQYAYAIEAVVEFRVHACAVESLSRISEKFWRHGSVSDDLWVHVSWSDAMTERSAASAVIEIVRAENG, from the coding sequence ATGGTACTGACGACGCAATCCAATAACGGACGTAGAGTCGCTCAAGGTCCGTCTGCTAATACCCAACTCGTTAGCGATGCCAATAACAGCTCTCAGCACAAATTGCTGATGGACTTGGCTAAAGCTCGAATGATGCGCGGTCTCACGGTTCAAAAGGTTGCCGAACTTCTCGGTGCAACAACCGAAATCGTCGAGGATATCGAGTCCGGTGATTATGAGCCGAACCTTACCGAACTGCGGCAGTATGCGTATGCGATTGAAGCTGTTGTTGAGTTTCGCGTTCACGCCTGTGCAGTCGAAAGCCTTTCGAGGATTAGCGAAAAATTCTGGCGTCACGGGTCTGTTTCTGATGATCTTTGGGTTCATGTCTCCTGGTCTGACGCTATGACCGAGCGCTCGGCGGCGTCAGCTGTTATTGAAATTGTACGGGCTGAGAATGGCTGA